A segment of the Populus alba chromosome 9, ASM523922v2, whole genome shotgun sequence genome:
CAAGGAGGGTTTAATAACCTTGgataaaatggctttttttttttcttttcaaacagCGTGATATGATATTGCTAATGCAACCATTGACACTGGAGGGGCATATGAACTGCCACTTTCAGGGAAAAAGAAGATAGATTTGCCAAAGTATTATCGCTtatctctcaattttatttttttaaaaaaaaaaaaaaaaagcgcagATCTAAATAAATTGAACGTGCACATCGTTGAAcagataatttaaatatatataaaaaaaaaacacagtagcATTATCCAATGCCACTATATATCACATAGATATTCTACCACTAATATTACATGAAAATAGTCTAAATTAAGGCTTCTCACGCCACAACAAAATATTCTATTGAGAGTTGTCTGAGACTAGCAGACACAAACCTTCAATACCCCAGCTCAATCCTCAAGAGAATTACATGTTTCAGTAAATTTAAGCCTTCACATATTACTTTGGGAAACCCAACACATTGTTCCTTGtagaatttaatttcttttactcTTTTGGGAACAAATGAAAGATTCAAATCTTCAAAAAGAGAAGCATATCTATAATGCGTTTTAAAATACTCGTCACTAAGCAaagcaatataaaaaacaaatattggcaaaaccaaaaaatacaGTGGCATTCCaccatgataaataaaaatatcactttaaGATACATGGAGGCCATCCATCATTTTGCATGTAATTGTCAATGGATCACTAATGGAAAGCAGGAgcggaactaaaaaataaaattaaaaggagtctagattttaattgctttactatttaagttaaaattataaatactatTAAGGAagggttggaaaaaaaatttcttgcagGGATTGAGAACTATGGCAACCCCGTCTCTGCTATGAAAGGTAtccttgaaacaaaattattttgtaaaaaaatagttaatatcaaatatacccgataataacaatattaattttctccttaaataaatttttatcatcatttttattctcatatgatttggattttttaattgattttttttattagaatttcaTTCCAAGTTGTTTTCTCTTAATATAGAAAAACACGAGGTTTTTAGTAATGGAATTCATGATCAAATCTAGATTGAAAtacttaattaaaattgttaGTATTtggtttgatataaaaaattaattggtgtCTAGTTTGAGAGAAATAGTTAAGAGTTGATCAATTATTAAggtctatataaaaaaaatagaaaatttcaaaatcttgcATGCCTCGCACCAAAGAGATGGGAGCACATAGAAAAGCTCAAATTTTAGTCCAACAATCTTGCACATGAAAAAAGAGTTTGGTACAAATCCATAGGAGTCAATGGTAATAGAAAAGGAGGAATCTCCCACTGAAGCCATAGTTGGCGACTTGGCGTTGCCATTATTCTAGCTGTTCTACATGTGGGAGCAATTTCAGTAATGGGTTTAAAGCATGCATGGTAATGCTTTTACTTTGCTTTTACACGATATTTATTCATGGTTAaagataaagcaaagaaaacccTGCTACGTGCCAGTGGCTTGTGAAAGGCAAAACCTGTGATGATGCGCAACAGCTGTGTTCATGTCCTGAGGTTGACTTTTGGAGACTGTCAACCACAATTACATTGATTTTTGGAGTCTTTAGGGCTTTGGCAGGACCCCTATGCCTATGGCAGACAGTGACCAAAGCTTTTCTTCTATTTAATCCCAATAATGGTGTTAGCACACAAGCATGGAGTGCAGTTTATTGTGGGAGGTTGGTCCCACAAGGTGATGAGGTAATGCAACGGTCTTCTTTAGGTATTTTCTTCATGTAACTCTCTCTTCTTACAGCGTTGTTGCTTCCTCTGCATGTATTTATACATCCTCTTCTTCTATCACCCAACTCCCAAATCCCATCTCTTTAAAGTTTGAACTCTCTGCTTGTCTGTTTGGAACAGAACCTGCTAAAAGGCTAAAACCATGAAGCAGAGCCTAAATTACAAAGCTCTTCTGCTCATCCTTCTTGTCCTAGTCTATTCCTCAAAGTTATCTGCTCGTTTCCTATTAAGCAAACAAGGTagttctcctcctcctcctctgccACCACTTCCTTGTTGAGAACTGATAAGAGTTATGTATTTTCAGAAACTgatgttttgcttgttttgcaGGGCAAGAGGAGGTAAACCTAGATGAAATCACCAGTGAAGGGACGGAGGACAGTGAGTTAATGAATGTAAGcatcaactttttttctctACTTTAACAATTTGGTCATAAATTTTCAGCAGCTTATacaagtttttcttgtttttgttaattttttcagCAGCTGACGGGGTCAGAGCTATGTGATGGCGGAGACGAGGAGTGCTTAACGAGAAGGATAATTGCAGAGGCTCACTTGGACTACATCTACACCCAGCATCACAAGCCGTGACACttcaattttagaaattgaagTGCCATGTTTTTCTTCGTCCAACTTACGTCTAGATtcctatataatatatataaactagctATAATATTCTTCTCAAAATGGCAATCGCGTTAAAAAGCTACAAGAATGGTTCCCAGTTTTCTTCTCTCTGAAAATGTAACTTTACCCCTACCCAAGTGCAGCTCTGTTCAATTCTACGTACGTATATCATCGTTTGTAATGATGAGTCTACATATGTTGGTGTATGATTTCTCTGTGTACTTGATAATGTAACTACACAAGTAAGCGCAGCTAAAGCCCATTTCTATCTCTGTGatgatgaatttatttacagAGTTAATTCTATGATTTCTTAGTACTTCTAGAACTTATATAGTCCTAGTTTCACCGGAGAGATGGGGAGAAAGAGTGAAAAGGGGAGAAGGGGGGCATTAATTACAATTTCAGTAAAGGAAAGTGGAATAGCCAGATTGCTAGACCAAAATAGCTCCAGACCTGCATAAGATGAGCAGTACTGCCGAAACATTGAAATCTTGTTAGGTGAATTTGGGATTAGGAATTAAAGCAATTTAATAGACAGTTGGGAAGTTGAGCTCAGTGAATTTAGAGACAGATTTCAATGTCTGCATTTACGGCTCTCATGGCATCATCTTAATTAACTCCACAGCGTACATGCTCTTGCGTTCAAGTTGAATTTGGACAGTTTAACATCAATGTTATTCCTGTATGCAAATCCCAAGTTCCCAACATCTACCTCTCTAAGAACCACATGTTTCCCTGTCCTGTTTCCCTTGGTTATGCatcctttttatgatttttctcttacatgatgaacttgatttttcttctgcGATCCAAATCGGAAAAGATCATTTCGTATCTATGAAACATTCAGGAAAAAAAGGGGGGTTTGTAGGAGTACTGTAACACAGTTGTAATTTGAAGCTTTATTCCATCCAAAAGGGCAATTGTAGGGTTTTTGAATCTGCCAACCTCGTATCAGACCTAAAGAACTAGCAAAAGAGATGTTCATGCCAAGTTAAAGTAGtcagagaaaatgaaataatatactTAAGTTTTGATACGGCCATTTCAATCCCTTGTTATCTGTACAATCCCACACTCCATATTCTACTTTCTCAGACTTCTTGGATTTAAACCAAGGACCACAACTTGGGAAAGATGACTTCAGAAATCGAGCATCTTTCCATGCCATGCAGCCTGTTGTTGTGCATTTTTGTGATCATAGTTTTCATATTTAGTTTAGAGACTGATTGGATCGTTAAGTTATCAGGTCAGCGAGTGAATTACaggtttaatttgtttttagtaaatcggtatcattttgttattttaaaaagaaattcttgAGATTTACTCAATTAAAGTCAATaactttttcaatttaacttcaAACCCATTCTGAATCAAGTTTTGAACTGGAGATTTTACAAATTAACCTAACTGTTAGCTCAACATTGGGATGATAGTTTTCTACTTTTAGTGATAGATGACAAATGACTTACCGTGCAAGGATCGGAAGAAGGTTCCAGTTCCCTGATGGTACACCAAATTAGATATTTCTCTAATTCCTCCGTCGATAATGGTAGTGTAATAGAATAAAAGTTTGCAATATTTTCAATCTcctagagagagaggggggcgGTAGAGATCAAAGAAGGTGAAGAAAAATAACTTGGATCCATTCACTAGTGGGATATATCATATCATAAGCAACACGGTGAACTCCGCTTTTTTCATGACAAGGATAtgtaaaatcatatatatatatatatataaggaggcATGCAAATATTGTTCTTAGTATTGTAATCATGGATGTGGAAAAGCACCGACACA
Coding sequences within it:
- the LOC118045515 gene encoding putative phytosulfokines 6; this translates as MKQSLNYKALLLILLVLVYSSKLSARFLLSKQGQEEVNLDEITSEGTEDSELMNQLTGSELCDGGDEECLTRRIIAEAHLDYIYTQHHKP